The genome window GGGTTCCCGGCCGGAGAGCTCCTGGCCTGGGGCGTCACGCTCTTCGAGATCGTCGGCGCACCGTTGCTGGCGGTCGGCGTCGGCGTCGTTCCCCTGGCGCTGCTGTTTTGCGCCGAGCTCGTCGCCGGCATCGTGCTCGTCCATCGCCACGCCGGTTGGTTCGTGGTCGGGGGCGGGCGCAACGGCGTCGAGTACAGCCTCTGCCTGATCCTCGCTCTCGTGGCGTGCGCACTCTCGGAGGCGCACGCCCGCCGATCGGCCTCAGCGGCGCCGCGCGCCTGAGGCGGCGGGCTTCGGCCGGGCGCGGCCGGCGGGCTTCAGGCCCCGGCCGGCGGCGCGCTCGAAGCGCGCGACATCGGCCAGGGTCAGGCGCTGCAGCTGCGACCGGATGCGCTCGCGCTCGAGGCCCCAGAAGGCGTGGGCGGGACAGGCCCGCCGGTCGGAGCACTCGGCTCGGCCGAGCAGGCAGCCTTCCAGGAAGTCCGGGCCTTCGACGGCGATGACGATCTCACCCACCGTCAACTGGTCGGCGCGGCGCAGCAGGCGGAAGCCGCCGCGATAGCCGCGCTTGGCCTCGACGATGCCGGCTCCGGAAAGGCCGTGGAGGATCTTGGACAGGTAGGGCAGGGGTGCCTCGATGGCTGCAGCGAGGTCGCGGGCGAGAATCCAGTTCTCACCCTCGCCGGCGAGGCTGGAGAGCGCCAGGACGGCGTAGGAGCTGGAACTCGAGAGTCCGAACATGGGCGCAGTCTGCACTTACCCGATGGTCAGGTCAAGAAACCCTCTGGCGGGGCGTAAACTGTCCTTCCGGGATGCCGCCGCGGAGGAGGAGCTCATGGGAATCCAGACCAGCCTGCTCGCCATCATCGTCGCCGCCTTCTCCACCTTCGCGCTGGGCGCCCTCTGGTACTCGCCGCTCCTGTTCGGGAAGCTGTGGGTGAAGGCGCACGGCTACACCCCCGACAAACTCGTCGAGATGCGGGCGGGGGCCGCGCGGGCCTATGCGGT of Thermoanaerobaculia bacterium contains these proteins:
- a CDS encoding DoxX family protein, whose translation is MARDPGIRLLRFGVAVLLFVHGVYRAATGGVSGFGEFLSAQGFPAGELLAWGVTLFEIVGAPLLAVGVGVVPLALLFCAELVAGIVLVHRHAGWFVVGGGRNGVEYSLCLILALVACALSEAHARRSASAAPRA
- a CDS encoding Rrf2 family transcriptional regulator; this translates as MFGLSSSSSYAVLALSSLAGEGENWILARDLAAAIEAPLPYLSKILHGLSGAGIVEAKRGYRGGFRLLRRADQLTVGEIVIAVEGPDFLEGCLLGRAECSDRRACPAHAFWGLERERIRSQLQRLTLADVARFERAAGRGLKPAGRARPKPAASGARRR